Below is a window of Desmonostoc muscorum LEGE 12446 DNA.
CCCAGTTACGGTTATCTATGGCTTTTGCGGTATTGGTTTACTGCTAGCCTCTGGAGGTACTATTTCCTTGAGTCGTCTGGCCTATGGAATTGTACCTCTGAGTATAGCCATTGGTGTGTTACTATCTCGCAATCCTCGCCAAGGATATTTTATACTAGGGTTGTTTGTGACGTTATTAGCCAAAATAGCTGTAGGATTTGCTCAAGAGCATTGGGTTGGTTAATGGATCTTAAAAGAGAAGTCAGAATGGGCTACGCCCCCCTGCGCTAACAGAATTCAGAATTCAGAATGCAAGCAGCCTCCACCCAAATTCAACTTTATGTTTAACGAGGGAGTAGGGTATTTTCTCTCTTCCCCCTACTCCCTACTCCCCACTCCCTACTCCCTGTTTTGGTCATCAATTGAATTTAACTTTCCTAATGAATATATCCAATCAGACGAAGATGGCGCTTGCGGTATTACTTATAGGCGTGGGCGTCATCTCTTTTGGCTCTATTTTTGTGAGATTGAGCGAAACTGAACTCAGCCCCAATGCCACTGTATTTAATCGCTTCTGGGTTGCTAGTCTGGTCTTCGGGTTGTGGTATGGATATAAAACGATATGTCAGCAATTTTCCCAAAATCAACCCATAGAACAGCAATCCTACACTAGTCAAGATTTCTGGCTATTCCCAGGCGCTGGTGTTTGTTGGGCTGCTACTTTGGTCTTTTTGGCTTGGTCGCTGACTCAAACTAGCGTCGCTATCTCTAGTGTTTTACATAATCTCGCCCCCATATTTACTAGCTTAGGGGCGTGGCTGTTATTTCGTCACGGTTTTGGGAGTCAATTTTTGATCGGGATGGTTGTCGCCCTTGGGGGAGCGATCGCTATTGAATTTGAACAACTCCAAATCGCCACAAACGAACTTCGAGGAAGCTTTGCTGCCATCGCTTCAGCAATTTTCATGGGCGCATACCTGCTGATGGTAGAAAAATTACGAATTAAATTTTCTCCAGATATAATTCAGTTCTGGATCTGTGCGATCGCTGCCCTAACCATGTTCCCCATACTTTTGTTCACTCAAGATCAGTTTTTCCCTTCTACACTCAGCGGGTGGCTTTGGGTGATTTCCCTAGCCGTGATCTGCCAAGTTGTAGGTCACGGAATTTTGACCTATAGCCTTGCTAGGTTTTCCTCTGTGGTTGTCTCCTTGGTGCATCTGTTAGAGCCAGTATTTAGTGCCATTTTCGCTCTTGTAATATTTTCGGAAAAGTTAAGTTTTTTTAATCTAATGGGTTTCGCTATAGTTTTAATCGGTCTATACTTAGCCATATCTAGCCAGGTTGCAGCTAATTCGCCGTTCCAGGAATCAGTCAAAACTATTTTTGTTAAAAATTTGCTAAAAATATGACGACAAAACAGGCATTCCTACAACAAAAGTTATCCTCAACACCAGCTTTAGTAGGAACTTTGTCATTATTTTTTGCCCTAATTCCCATATCTTTGGCACCATCTCTGACCAAATTATGTCAATTAGAAATTGGTGCAAATGCTGTAGTATTTCATCGCAGTTGGATTGCTACAGTCGTTTTTGCACTGTGGAATGGACTTGAGGCTTTCCGCTACCAACAGTCAGATAACCAAACGATCGAACACAAGCCTTTGACCAAAAAAGAAATCTGGCTGTTGTTAGCAATGGGAACTGCTGCTGCAACCTACCTACTCTTGTGGGCTTGGTCGCTGAGTCAAACTAACGTTGCCAACGTGGCTTTATTGTCTAATTTGAATTCCTTATTCGTTGCTTTGGCTGGGTATCTGTTATTCGGTCAGCGTTTCGATTATCGATTCGTTGTTGGTTTGTCCATCGCCTTGGGGGGAGCGATCGCATTTGAAATCAATAAGGTGCAATTTGCCACTGACCAATTACTCGGTGATGTCTTAGCATTTCTGACTGCGATTTTCATGGCAACGTGTATGTTGCTCATAGAACAACTCCGTTCTCGATTTAGCACCGCAACTATCATGCTGTGGCGCTGTGGAATCACAACAATGTTTTTACTACCCGTCGTTCCATTCCTCGAAGATAGACTACTCCCCTATTCGTGGATGGGTTGGTTTTTCATTATTTTTCAAGCCCTTTTCTGCCAAGTGTTGGGTCAGGGACTTTTAGCTTACAGCCTCAGCAGAATCTCTTCACGAGTTGTCGCCGTCACTCTTCTGGCCGAACCAGTTTTAGCTTCGATTTTTGCTTGGTTCATTTTTTCAGAACAGGTGGGCTTGTTTGACTGGGTGACTTTTGCCGTAGTTTTAGTAGGTATTTATCTAGCCCAATCTAGTCGATCTGTTGTGAAAGTAATAGATGAAAAATCGTAGCCTCACGACAAAATTATTTTTAACTATTAATAATTTGTTCCACAGCAACAGAAACATCTGGAAATGCAAAAAGCATGTGATAAAACTGATACACACGCTGAAGTCATATTCGAGTATTTAATTATGTTAAGAGTAATTTTGTTGGCGTTGGCGCAGCCCACCGTAGGCATCGCTACTTTTCTTATTCCCTTGACTAGCTATACCCATAGTCAAGTAATTGCTAGTACCGCTAATTATCAAATTTTTCAGAATAAATCAACAAAAATCACTATCGAACGTCTAGGAATAGGTGGCGTAAAACTTTCTATGTCCGAGGCACAAGTCAGAAAAATTTTAGGTAAACCTGTAAAAGTAGAAAATGCCTTTGTACCTGCTATTGGTAAAGTTCGTACTCTTAAATATCCAGGCATTACAGTTGATTTAGCTGAAGATGCTCAACCAGGGAAATTTACTGTTTACCAAATTAAAACAACCAGTTCTAAATATTCCACCATAGATAAAGTAAAAGTAGGCGATACACAAACAAAAGTGATTAGAACCTATGGAAAAACTGAAATAACTCAAGATGGTAAAGTTACCAATTTAAATTACATAGTTGAAGAACCCAGCCCTGGAGGGTTAAACTTTACTATTCAAAAAGGCAAAGTAACAGAAATTTTCTGCTTTTATCTGATGAATTAAGAAGTTTTTCCCAGAAAACACCAATGCAAATCCAACACCCCCACTTCATCTGGAAAAATCCGAAAATTCAAGATAAACCTCCTCAAGCGAGATACTGATGGGTTAATCAGTTGAGAGTACCACAGGAGGGTTGAATTAACCCTCCCCGTATGTATTGGCGAGGTAACTAGATTTCTTTTCCCCCCTTGATAAGGGGGGATTAAGGGGAGTAATTCGACTTATGTGTACACCGTAGCTTATAAAAGGGAGGGAATTAGATGTTCTAGTTTCCCCTTTCTAATGTTATTTTTGCCATCACATTTGTTGATTTAGCGATCGCATTTGTTGATTTAGCGATCGCATTTGTTGATTTGGCGATCGCATTTGTTGATTTAGCGATTTCCCGTACACCCCTACACCCGCCCCAACGGGGCTTGGTCAAAATCGCCTAATCCCCATCTCTAAACCTTCACATACACCCCTCAAAAAATCTAAATCCAAACTAGCAACTGTGTCACTAGGTTTGTGATAATGTGGATTCCGTAAAAATGCCGTATCCGTTACCATCATTGCCGGATAACCCAAATCCCAAAAAGGTGCATGATCGCTAAGTCTGGTTTGCGGAACTATTAAACCTTTATTTGGTACGGGTAGCCATTGACTAGGTACACCGACTTGGCGAATACTACGACTCATACCAATTAAGTCACCAATTGTCCGCCAATTGCCAATTAAAGCAATAAAATCGCCGCTATTTGGGTAGAAGCGCTCCAAAAAAGGCGGGTAACTTTGAGAACCGGGTGTAGAATCTTTATAGCCCAGCATTTCTAGTGAAATCATTAAACGTAACTGCTGCTTTTGTTCGCGCAACAAAGCTGCATAGTCAGCGCTACCCAGTAAGCCATATTCTTCCATATCGAAAGCAACCAGCCTTAGGGGATATCTTACAGGTTCAGCAGCAAATTTTCTGGCTAATTCCAGCAACACTGCTACACCTGTGGCATTATCATCCGCAGCTGGTGTTCCAGGAACAGCATCATAGTGGGCACCAATTAAAATAGGTGGCAAATCCTTTTTTTGCGGTCTAGCTTGGGAAGGTAAATTTAAGATCAAATTCTTACAAGGTTTACCTCTAACTTGGAAGGTGTGGATTTCCACACTTCCCCATTGGGAAAATTCCTGGCGGATATATTCTTGGACAAAAAAATGTCCAGCTGTTGCTATATAAGGATCGCGTTCTCGCGCTATCTCATTGAGGGAAGTTTGTAATCGTTCTATTAAACTCAAATTTTTAAAGTTTTCAGGTACTCAAAAAAGCACAGCAAGCATGATTAAGGTGGATTTACCAAATTGCAGATAGAGTAAACAGAAGTAGCTAGATAACAACAATTGAGGCTGCTTGGACACACCAAGCATCGTCAATGCTATCCTAGTCTTGCAACTATCTCCTCTAGCTGAACTTCTTAACTTTCTACCTTAATGACGACTATTATACCATTGAGGTGTTTTCACCCTGTAGCACAAAGCTAGAGGTAGTTCCACCCAATCATAATAAATATATAAGACGCTTTAGGAGAAGAGTAACGCATGGGCAAGGTAGTCGGCATCGACTTGGGTACAACCAACTCAGTAGTCGCCGTGATGGAGGGTGGCAAGCCGGTGGTGATTGCCAATGCAGAAGGAATGCGAACAACCCCCTCCGTAGTTGGCTTCAGCAAAGAAGGCGAAAGGGTAGTTGGGCAAATGGCACGGCGACAAACCGTCCTCAACCCCCAAAATACCTTTTTCGCAGTGAAACGCTTTATTGGGCGCAAATATGGCGAACTGAACCCAGATTCAAAGCGTGTACCCTACACCATTCGCAAAGACGAAGTAGGTAATATTAAAGTCGCCTGTCCCCGCCTGAATAAAGATTTCGCCCCGGAAGAAATTTCAGCAATGGTGCTGAAGAAATTGGCAGACGATGCTAGTCGCTATTTGGGTGAACCTGTGACAGGGGCAGTAATTACAGTACCGGCTTATTTTAATGATTCCCAGCGGCAAGCAACCCGCGATGCTGGCAGAATTGCTGGTTTAGAGGTACTGCGGATTCTGAATGAACCAACTGCTGCATCTTTGGCTTATGGATTAGATCGGGGTGACACGGAAACTATCTTAGTATTTGACTTGGGTGGTGGCACCTTTGACGTGTCGATTTTAGAAGTGGGCGATGGCATATTTGAAGTGAAAGCTACCAGTGGAGATACACAACTCGGTGGCAATGATTTTGACAAAAAAATAGTAGATTGGTTAGCAGAGCAATTTTTGGAAACAGAAGAGGTAGACTTAAGACGCGATCGCCAAGCTTTGCAACGTCTGATGGAAGCTGCGGAAAAAGCCAAAATTGAACTTTCTGCTGTCAGCATCACGGATATTAACTTACCTTTCATCACCGCCACAGAAGATGGCCCCAAACATCTGGAAACTCGTCTCACTCGTTCCCAGTTTGAAGGCTTATGTGGTGATTTGATTGGGCGATTGCGGATACCAGTTAAACGCGCCCTCAAAGATGCCGGACTTTCACCTAGAGACATTGAAGAAGTTGTGTTAGTTGGCGGTTCCACAAGAATGCCAATGGTAAAGCAGCTAGTACGGGACTTGATTGGCATAGAACCCAACGAAAATGTCAACCCCGATGAAGTGGTGGGAGTGGGTGCAGCAATTCAAGCAGGCATACTTGCAGGCGAACTCAAAGATGTGCTGCTTTTGGATGTCACACCGCTATCTTTGGGATTGGAAACCATCGGCGGCGTCATGAAAAAACTCATTCCCCGCAATACTACCATACCAGTACGTCGCTCTGATATATTTTCTACATCGGAAAATAATCAAAATACTGTGGAAATTCACGTAGTCCAGGGCGAACGAGACATGGCAGCAAACAACAAGTCTTTAGGACGGTTCAAGCTGTATGGCATCCCACCAGCGCCACGGGGGATTCCCCAAGTCCAAGTATCCTTTGATATCGATGCCAATGGAATTTTGCAGGTAACAGCCTTAGATAGAACCACTGGTAGAGAACAGAGTATCACCATTCAAGGCGCTTCTACCTTGACAGAATCGGAAGTAAATCGGATGATTCAGGATGCTCAAAAATACGCCGATGTCGATCGCGAACGTAAAGAA
It encodes the following:
- a CDS encoding DMT family transporter, with product MNISNQTKMALAVLLIGVGVISFGSIFVRLSETELSPNATVFNRFWVASLVFGLWYGYKTICQQFSQNQPIEQQSYTSQDFWLFPGAGVCWAATLVFLAWSLTQTSVAISSVLHNLAPIFTSLGAWLLFRHGFGSQFLIGMVVALGGAIAIEFEQLQIATNELRGSFAAIASAIFMGAYLLMVEKLRIKFSPDIIQFWICAIAALTMFPILLFTQDQFFPSTLSGWLWVISLAVICQVVGHGILTYSLARFSSVVVSLVHLLEPVFSAIFALVIFSEKLSFFNLMGFAIVLIGLYLAISSQVAANSPFQESVKTIFVKNLLKI
- a CDS encoding DMT family transporter; its protein translation is MTTKQAFLQQKLSSTPALVGTLSLFFALIPISLAPSLTKLCQLEIGANAVVFHRSWIATVVFALWNGLEAFRYQQSDNQTIEHKPLTKKEIWLLLAMGTAAATYLLLWAWSLSQTNVANVALLSNLNSLFVALAGYLLFGQRFDYRFVVGLSIALGGAIAFEINKVQFATDQLLGDVLAFLTAIFMATCMLLIEQLRSRFSTATIMLWRCGITTMFLLPVVPFLEDRLLPYSWMGWFFIIFQALFCQVLGQGLLAYSLSRISSRVVAVTLLAEPVLASIFAWFIFSEQVGLFDWVTFAVVLVGIYLAQSSRSVVKVIDEKS
- a CDS encoding M28 family peptidase encodes the protein MSLIERLQTSLNEIARERDPYIATAGHFFVQEYIRQEFSQWGSVEIHTFQVRGKPCKNLILNLPSQARPQKKDLPPILIGAHYDAVPGTPAADDNATGVAVLLELARKFAAEPVRYPLRLVAFDMEEYGLLGSADYAALLREQKQQLRLMISLEMLGYKDSTPGSQSYPPFLERFYPNSGDFIALIGNWRTIGDLIGMSRSIRQVGVPSQWLPVPNKGLIVPQTRLSDHAPFWDLGYPAMMVTDTAFLRNPHYHKPSDTVASLDLDFLRGVCEGLEMGIRRF
- the dnaK gene encoding molecular chaperone DnaK is translated as MGKVVGIDLGTTNSVVAVMEGGKPVVIANAEGMRTTPSVVGFSKEGERVVGQMARRQTVLNPQNTFFAVKRFIGRKYGELNPDSKRVPYTIRKDEVGNIKVACPRLNKDFAPEEISAMVLKKLADDASRYLGEPVTGAVITVPAYFNDSQRQATRDAGRIAGLEVLRILNEPTAASLAYGLDRGDTETILVFDLGGGTFDVSILEVGDGIFEVKATSGDTQLGGNDFDKKIVDWLAEQFLETEEVDLRRDRQALQRLMEAAEKAKIELSAVSITDINLPFITATEDGPKHLETRLTRSQFEGLCGDLIGRLRIPVKRALKDAGLSPRDIEEVVLVGGSTRMPMVKQLVRDLIGIEPNENVNPDEVVGVGAAIQAGILAGELKDVLLLDVTPLSLGLETIGGVMKKLIPRNTTIPVRRSDIFSTSENNQNTVEIHVVQGERDMAANNKSLGRFKLYGIPPAPRGIPQVQVSFDIDANGILQVTALDRTTGREQSITIQGASTLTESEVNRMIQDAQKYADVDRERKERVEKRTRSEALIFQAERQLREVALEFGMQFARNRRQKIDNICQELRESLKENDDRGIDQTYADLQDALYELNREVRQYYAEDEDDDLFGTIRDIFTGGDKERERDSARDTFRERDSYGRDYGRDRDSGRDYGRDNRSSSYENRPPRKSRPSYQDNWDDEEDNDWL